The bacterium genome contains a region encoding:
- a CDS encoding non-canonical purine NTP pyrophosphatase produces MIKKLIFGTTNEAKIKQIRGVLAPAGIEVDSVVDKSLFPEVIEDGKTANENARKKALAYAKTLGKTVFSMDNALYINGLSDDKQPALNVRRIDGRTATTDEEMIEYYSKLIESLGGKAEGYLEFGICIATPNGEYKETTIKSPRTFVSTPTTSRQSGYPLESIQIDPATNKYIADMTQQEQDTFWQQSIGEKLLEFVKSVDF; encoded by the coding sequence ATGATTAAAAAACTAATCTTTGGAACTACAAATGAGGCAAAGATAAAACAAATTAGAGGAGTATTGGCTCCTGCTGGAATTGAAGTAGATAGTGTCGTTGACAAAAGCTTGTTTCCTGAAGTTATTGAAGATGGAAAAACTGCAAATGAAAATGCAAGGAAAAAAGCATTGGCATACGCAAAAACACTTGGAAAAACAGTTTTTTCAATGGATAATGCACTTTACATTAATGGACTTTCTGATGATAAACAACCGGCATTAAATGTCAGAAGGATTGATGGAAGAACAGCAACCACAGATGAAGAAATGATTGAGTATTATTCAAAATTAATTGAGAGTCTTGGAGGTAAAGCAGAAGGATATTTGGAATTTGGAATTTGTATTGCAACACCAAATGGAGAATATAAAGAAACTACAATTAAATCCCCAAGAACTTTTGTTTCAACTCCAACCACAAGCAGACAATCAGGATACCCGTTAGAAAGTATTCAAATTGACCCTGCTACAAACAAATACATTGCAGACATGACACAACAAGAACAAGATACTTTTTGGCAACAATCTATTGGAGAAAAACTTCTAGAGTTTGTTAAATCTGTGGACTTCTAG
- a CDS encoding HAD family hydrolase, translating into MSKDRLNLSEGEIRLGEWCKQQGIKRFLFDLDDTICPTRQVFREVMAEAFDHLASNTSFRTRDEWKADVEEINNRLFEKIGVNPVRWNFVVDELGGKHSLQLPLMNEVKGIFQKIYKTPLAMMNGAEEGLQIIKNIRIPIGIVTHASRDWTKMKYNWLDLARFVQTNDIFVIDENGHKTSESWTQAIQYFRLSPIDCAVVGDSPRSDINPAMEAGVKHCFLVEDPNIWSIHNLPVDQSVKRIKTLKQIIEVV; encoded by the coding sequence ATGTCGAAAGATCGGTTAAATTTAAGCGAGGGTGAAATCCGTCTTGGTGAATGGTGTAAACAACAAGGAATAAAAAGATTTTTGTTTGATTTGGATGACACAATTTGTCCCACTAGACAAGTTTTTAGAGAAGTAATGGCTGAAGCCTTTGATCATCTAGCTTCAAATACATCATTTCGAACTCGTGATGAGTGGAAAGCTGATGTTGAAGAAATAAATAATAGACTTTTTGAAAAAATTGGAGTTAATCCTGTTCGTTGGAATTTTGTTGTAGATGAGCTAGGTGGTAAACACTCATTGCAATTGCCATTGATGAACGAAGTCAAAGGTATATTTCAGAAGATATATAAAACTCCACTTGCGATGATGAACGGTGCAGAAGAAGGACTTCAAATTATTAAAAATATAAGAATTCCAATTGGTATAGTAACCCATGCAAGTAGAGATTGGACAAAGATGAAATACAATTGGCTAGACCTAGCAAGGTTTGTACAAACAAATGACATATTTGTTATTGATGAAAATGGTCATAAAACCTCTGAATCTTGGACTCAAGCAATACAGTACTTTAGATTAAGTCCCATAGATTGTGCAGTAGTTGGAGATAGTCCAAGATCTGACATTAATCCTGCAATGGAAGCGGGAGTAAAACATTGTTTTTTAGTTGAAGATCCAAATATTTGGTCGATACATAATTTACCAGTAGATCAAAGTGTAAAAAGAATTAAGACTTTAAAACAAATTATTGAAGTGGTTTGA
- a CDS encoding HD domain-containing protein — protein MLISDRIYGKIEIKDKVIQELILSKPLQRLKKINQHGAPQYIQPIRNVNRFEHSVGVWYLSFLYKRSIEEQIACLLHDVPHTAFSHAIDFVFPSEKHNFHEKFTEKIIINSEIPEILQKNNINLKKVLDVHKFPLLENDLPDISFDRWDYFMRDGTALGFFPKVLVSEFIKNVFEKDNKFYFKDIGLASTYSILFMNFSRLIWLDPTSHGSYFLIAESMKTALQNKIINENDLFSDDEALMKKLKTSKNIKIVNLLKRLKVGKEFRYSEKNKAEFYGPNKPRCVDPLILINDKLKRLSNVVPNIGTYFEEFKTSYKYLGVTQI, from the coding sequence ATGCTAATTAGTGACAGGATATATGGAAAGATTGAAATTAAGGATAAAGTAATTCAAGAACTTATACTTTCCAAGCCACTGCAAAGATTAAAAAAAATAAATCAACACGGTGCTCCACAATATATCCAACCTATTCGCAATGTAAACAGATTTGAACATAGCGTTGGTGTTTGGTATTTGTCCTTTCTCTACAAACGCTCAATAGAAGAACAAATTGCCTGCTTACTTCATGATGTACCCCATACTGCATTTTCCCATGCCATAGATTTTGTATTCCCAAGTGAAAAACATAACTTTCACGAAAAATTTACAGAAAAAATAATAATAAATTCAGAAATTCCAGAAATTCTTCAAAAGAATAATATTAATTTAAAAAAAGTTTTAGATGTCCACAAATTTCCACTTCTTGAAAATGACCTACCAGATATATCCTTTGACCGTTGGGACTATTTTATGAGAGATGGAACTGCACTGGGATTTTTTCCAAAAGTGTTGGTTAGTGAATTTATTAAAAATGTTTTTGAAAAAGATAATAAATTTTATTTTAAAGATATTGGGCTTGCATCCACCTACTCAATTTTGTTTATGAACTTCTCAAGACTTATCTGGCTTGACCCAACCTCACATGGATCATATTTCTTAATTGCAGAATCAATGAAAACTGCCTTACAAAACAAGATTATTAATGAAAACGACCTTTTCAGCGATGATGAAGCTTTGATGAAAAAATTAAAAACTTCAAAAAACATAAAAATTGTTAACTTACTAAAGAGATTAAAAGTTGGTAAAGAATTTAGGTATTCAGAAAAAAACAAAGCCGAGTTTTATGGTCCAAATAAACCCAGATGTGTTGACCCCTTGATTTTGATAAACGACAAATTAAAAAGACTTTCTAATGTTGTTCCAAATATCGGTACCTATTTTGAAGAATTTAAAACGAGCTATAAGTACCTTGGCGTAACACAGATATGA
- the mltG gene encoding endolytic transglycosylase MltG, producing the protein MEIITKTVIALITTAVIILGLVWSFFGPANNQKQEIVLIIPQDTGKFKVTEELFNQGLIKNKKGFEFLANRYLKGQDIKSGGYKLNSSLNAWQTINKLKGKQDLMWVNIYFCPRKEQVGEKLAEVLGWDENKLEDWNDLYKDTDYYEGVYYPDTYLIPVDESVEDVSQRFINRFNDKFAPLADEYTSKNIKWTTSLKIASLIAREAAGREDMNLISGIIWNRLDQGMRLQIDATMQYTLGKNEKGSWWGAISLKEKQSDSPYNSYKNKGLPPTPICSPNIEFISAVINPEETECLFYLHDKNKKIYCSKTYEEHKENINNYLR; encoded by the coding sequence ATGGAAATAATAACAAAAACTGTAATTGCACTAATAACTACCGCAGTCATCATACTTGGATTAGTATGGTCTTTTTTTGGTCCAGCTAACAATCAGAAACAAGAGATTGTTCTCATAATTCCACAAGACACTGGAAAATTCAAAGTCACGGAAGAACTCTTCAACCAAGGTTTAATAAAAAACAAAAAAGGCTTTGAGTTTTTGGCTAATAGGTATTTAAAGGGGCAAGACATAAAATCTGGAGGCTACAAACTTAATTCATCATTAAACGCTTGGCAAACTATTAACAAACTTAAGGGGAAACAAGATCTTATGTGGGTTAACATTTACTTTTGTCCCAGAAAAGAGCAGGTTGGTGAAAAATTGGCTGAAGTTTTAGGTTGGGACGAAAACAAATTAGAAGACTGGAACGATTTATATAAAGATACAGATTATTATGAAGGTGTTTATTATCCAGACACCTATTTAATCCCAGTTGATGAATCCGTAGAAGATGTTTCTCAAAGATTCATAAATAGGTTTAATGATAAATTTGCCCCACTTGCCGATGAATATACATCCAAAAATATCAAATGGACGACAAGTTTAAAAATTGCATCACTAATTGCGAGAGAAGCTGCAGGTAGAGAAGATATGAATTTAATATCAGGAATAATCTGGAACAGACTTGATCAAGGCATGAGGTTACAAATAGATGCAACTATGCAATACACACTAGGTAAAAACGAGAAAGGGAGTTGGTGGGGTGCTATTAGTTTGAAAGAAAAACAAAGTGATTCCCCCTACAACAGCTACAAAAATAAAGGTTTACCACCCACCCCCATTTGTAGTCCAAACATAGAATTTATATCAGCAGTTATTAACCCAGAAGAGACAGAATGTCTATTTTATCTTCATGACAAAAACAAAAAAATTTATTGTAGTAAAACTTATGAAGAACACAAAGAAAACATTAATAACTATTTACGATGA
- a CDS encoding tRNA-dihydrouridine synthase, translating to MINNFWKKLPKPFVALAPMEDVTDFVFREVVSKYLPRPDVCFTEFTNVEALNSAGFERTIHRFKFSKKQKPIVAQIWGLKPDNYYKTSKLIAELGFNGIDVNMGCPDKAVVKIGACSALINNQSLANEIITATKEGAGKLPVSIKTRLGLKTIVTEEWITFLLEHKLDAITIHGRTAKQMSDVPADWDEIEKAVDIRNKISPETLIIGNGGVKNYNHGIELSKKHRVDGAMIATGILSNPWAFDKTNKINNFNDNKEILIKHLNLYSKTNESNKAYGVMKKFFKMYINNFKGSSDLRALLMQTKDPEEAIKHLTRWSKKH from the coding sequence ATGATAAATAATTTCTGGAAAAAATTACCAAAACCATTTGTTGCACTTGCTCCCATGGAAGATGTTACTGACTTTGTTTTTAGAGAAGTTGTCTCAAAATATCTCCCAAGACCTGACGTATGTTTTACTGAATTTACGAACGTTGAAGCATTAAACTCTGCAGGTTTTGAAAGAACAATTCACAGATTTAAGTTCAGTAAAAAACAAAAACCAATCGTTGCCCAGATTTGGGGACTAAAACCTGATAATTATTACAAAACATCAAAACTAATTGCTGAACTTGGCTTCAACGGAATAGACGTTAATATGGGTTGCCCTGATAAAGCTGTTGTAAAAATTGGAGCCTGCTCTGCGCTTATTAATAATCAATCACTAGCAAATGAAATTATTACTGCAACAAAAGAAGGTGCAGGAAAGCTACCCGTTAGCATAAAAACTAGACTTGGATTAAAAACGATTGTAACTGAAGAGTGGATTACTTTTTTACTCGAACATAAATTGGACGCAATCACGATACATGGCCGAACAGCAAAGCAAATGTCTGATGTACCAGCAGATTGGGATGAAATCGAAAAAGCCGTAGACATTAGAAATAAAATATCACCCGAGACATTAATAATTGGGAACGGAGGCGTAAAAAATTATAACCATGGGATCGAATTATCAAAAAAACACAGAGTTGATGGCGCAATGATTGCCACAGGGATACTCTCCAACCCTTGGGCTTTTGACAAAACCAACAAAATTAATAATTTTAACGACAACAAAGAAATTCTGATTAAACACTTAAATCTATATAGCAAAACAAACGAAAGCAATAAAGCATACGGAGTGATGAAAAAATTTTTTAAGATGTATATCAATAACTTTAAAGGATCAAGTGATTTAAGAGCCTTACTTATGCAAACAAAAGATCCAGAAGAAGCAATTAAACATTTGACAAGATGGTCTAAAAAACATTAA
- a CDS encoding DUF5652 family protein produces the protein MWGYGNYYNQDFYGMGLFKFLVPVVIFDLILRGFALWKSARKDQNIWFIALLIVNSMGILPLIYLVLNRDSKPAPKKSKGK, from the coding sequence ATGTGGGGTTATGGAAATTACTACAATCAAGACTTTTATGGAATGGGGTTATTTAAATTTTTAGTCCCAGTTGTTATCTTTGACTTAATTTTAAGAGGATTTGCCCTCTGGAAATCAGCCAGAAAAGATCAAAATATCTGGTTTATAGCTCTACTTATTGTTAATTCAATGGGAATTTTGCCGCTTATTTACCTTGTTTTAAACAGGGACAGTAAACCAGCTCCAAAAAAGAGTAAGGGTAAATAA
- a CDS encoding DEAD/DEAH box helicase encodes MYKNFKKNSNGGFRTRTNYGAMGRRFGAGGRGRNVKSFDPTSIINSQNNEIKVEVEAYTPKNTFSDFKIDHKLKQNLLARNYTAPSPIQDQSIPEILDGKDLIGIANTGTGKTVAFLIPLLNKVIYDRSQKVLIVAPTRELASQIRDEFYTFSRGLGIYSALCIGGENINRQKQELRRNPNFIIGTPGRLLDHVDNRNLNLSDCRSVVLDEADHMVDIGFLKDVKYMISLLHENRQSLFFSATIDGKVREVLNSFVKNPVTVSVKTRETAVNVKQEVIKVDSPNKKIEQLQDLLKKQEFDKVLIFGRTKHGVQKLSDELSKRGFKADCIHGNKRQSQRLKTLDRFKRNQIDILIATDVAARGLDIPNVSHVINYEAPESYQTYIHRIGRTGRADKKGIAITFV; translated from the coding sequence ATGTATAAGAATTTTAAGAAAAATTCTAATGGTGGATTTCGTACTCGCACGAATTATGGTGCAATGGGTAGACGTTTTGGAGCTGGAGGTAGAGGAAGAAATGTTAAATCGTTTGACCCTACTAGTATCATTAACTCACAAAACAATGAAATAAAGGTTGAAGTTGAAGCTTATACACCTAAAAACACGTTTTCTGACTTTAAAATTGACCACAAACTAAAACAAAATTTACTAGCCAGAAATTATACTGCCCCATCGCCTATCCAAGACCAATCTATACCTGAAATACTTGATGGTAAAGATTTGATTGGTATTGCAAACACGGGAACAGGTAAAACAGTCGCCTTTTTAATCCCCCTTTTAAATAAAGTTATATATGACCGATCTCAAAAAGTATTAATTGTCGCTCCAACTCGAGAACTTGCAAGTCAAATAAGAGATGAATTTTACACTTTCTCTCGAGGTCTTGGTATTTACTCTGCTCTTTGTATTGGTGGAGAAAATATCAACAGACAAAAACAAGAATTAAGAAGAAATCCAAATTTCATAATTGGAACACCTGGAAGATTGTTAGACCACGTAGATAATAGAAACTTAAATTTATCAGACTGTAGATCTGTTGTTCTAGATGAAGCTGATCATATGGTAGATATAGGATTTTTAAAAGATGTTAAATATATGATTTCTTTGCTTCATGAAAATCGCCAATCACTATTTTTCTCAGCAACAATTGATGGAAAGGTAAGAGAGGTTTTAAATAGTTTTGTTAAAAATCCAGTAACTGTATCTGTAAAAACTAGAGAAACAGCAGTAAATGTTAAGCAAGAAGTAATAAAAGTAGATAGTCCAAATAAAAAAATTGAGCAATTACAAGATTTATTAAAAAAACAAGAATTTGATAAGGTTCTAATTTTTGGAAGAACCAAACATGGAGTACAAAAATTATCTGATGAATTATCCAAAAGAGGTTTTAAAGCTGACTGTATTCATGGAAATAAAAGACAAAGTCAAAGATTAAAAACTTTAGATCGATTTAAAAGAAACCAAATTGATATATTAATTGCAACTGACGTAGCTGCTAGAGGCTTGGATATTCCAAACGTTAGCCATGTTATAAATTATGAAGCTCCAGAAAGCTACCAAACATATATTCATAGAATTGGAAGAACTGGAAGAGCTGATAAAAAAGGTATCGCTATTACTTTTGTTTAA
- a CDS encoding DUF4258 domain-containing protein, protein MPDRNYGGVIWTNHAIQRLKERNIKQGDAWAVWNRPDQSRYSKTQGAWVYYKTYGDQRIEVVAKQNEKKEWVILSVWSKTVFLKIHENKENFWLNLLKRWFFKQK, encoded by the coding sequence ATGCCAGACCGAAACTATGGAGGAGTAATATGGACAAACCATGCAATTCAAAGATTAAAAGAGAGAAATATCAAACAAGGAGATGCTTGGGCAGTTTGGAATAGGCCAGATCAAAGTAGATACTCAAAAACTCAAGGAGCTTGGGTTTATTACAAAACCTATGGAGATCAAAGAATTGAAGTAGTTGCTAAGCAAAACGAGAAAAAAGAGTGGGTGATATTATCTGTGTGGTCAAAAACAGTATTTCTGAAAATTCATGAAAATAAAGAGAACTTTTGGTTAAATTTATTAAAAAGGTGGTTTTTTAAACAAAAGTAA
- the gltX gene encoding glutamate--tRNA ligase, with the protein MVNRVRTRFAPSPTGSMHIGNLRTAFYAYALAKNNGGDFILRIEDTDKKREKEGGVEDIKRLLKVFNIKWDEYYIQSERLDLYTKTAKELVDKGHAFYCQCTAKNAKKDGFSSILRDPCRERNLTNGAIKLKVPDSEGIGFTDYVLGKKVSWSTSVVGDATLLKSDGFPTYHLAVVVDDHDMKITHALRGHDWMPSTPIHLLVYKYLEYDVPEIGHLTDIMDPGGGKLSKRKGSTSVDGLLAEGYLPEALFNFVVLLGWAPKDNKELFSLEEFVKYFDRSGLQASNPIFNREKLDWFNGQYIRGMSDSELCEKFEVLSPKFKKIEKPKKLEITKLLKERITKVSDIDTLAKFFWERPDVDTSLFGESYKEHLSKAVQGIEAERDLMEVVKENNFKTGDFFMSLRIAITGMKFTPPINESIIILGKEETLERLKKII; encoded by the coding sequence ATGGTAAATAGGGTCAGAACAAGATTTGCTCCAAGTCCTACCGGCTCAATGCATATAGGTAACTTAAGAACTGCTTTCTATGCATACGCTTTGGCAAAGAATAACGGTGGAGATTTTATCTTAAGAATCGAGGACACAGATAAAAAAAGAGAGAAGGAGGGAGGGGTTGAAGATATTAAAAGACTTTTGAAGGTTTTCAATATCAAGTGGGATGAATACTATATACAGTCTGAAAGACTTGACCTGTATACAAAGACCGCTAAGGAACTGGTTGATAAAGGCCATGCTTTTTACTGCCAATGTACCGCTAAAAATGCCAAAAAAGATGGTTTTTCAAGTATTCTCCGTGATCCTTGCAGAGAAAGGAATTTAACAAATGGTGCTATAAAGTTAAAAGTTCCCGACAGCGAAGGCATTGGTTTTACTGATTACGTTTTGGGTAAAAAGGTTTCTTGGAGCACCTCTGTTGTAGGTGATGCAACACTTTTAAAGTCAGATGGTTTTCCCACATATCACTTAGCAGTGGTTGTAGATGACCACGATATGAAAATAACACATGCATTGAGGGGTCATGACTGGATGCCCTCTACACCAATTCACTTACTTGTTTATAAGTATCTAGAGTATGATGTTCCAGAAATTGGACACCTGACAGATATTATGGATCCTGGGGGTGGGAAGTTATCCAAAAGAAAAGGAAGCACCTCTGTGGATGGATTACTTGCAGAAGGATATTTACCGGAAGCATTATTTAATTTTGTTGTGCTCTTGGGTTGGGCACCAAAAGATAACAAAGAATTATTTAGTTTGGAAGAATTTGTCAAATATTTTGACCGCTCTGGCTTACAGGCATCAAACCCAATATTTAACAGAGAAAAATTGGATTGGTTTAATGGACAGTATATTCGTGGAATGAGTGATAGCGAACTATGTGAAAAATTTGAAGTTCTAAGTCCCAAGTTCAAAAAAATAGAAAAACCTAAAAAATTAGAAATTACAAAATTATTAAAAGAAAGAATTACAAAAGTTTCAGATATTGATACGCTGGCAAAATTCTTTTGGGAAAGGCCAGATGTTGATACTTCATTGTTTGGAGAGAGTTACAAAGAACATTTAAGTAAGGCTGTGCAAGGAATTGAAGCAGAAAGAGATTTGATGGAAGTTGTCAAAGAAAACAATTTTAAAACAGGAGACTTTTTTATGAGTTTAAGAATTGCCATTACTGGTATGAAATTTACACCACCAATTAATGAATCGATTATAATATTAGGTAAGGAAGAAACGTTGGAAAGATTAAAAAAAATAATTTAA
- a CDS encoding D-alanyl-D-alanine carboxypeptidase family protein, with protein sequence MSKSKTPLVRDQLFYLSILSFLLISTTAISISGNFSKVKDYITIVKVKKTYPDLPVLKNDATYPILSSQSVMAVDLDSGVTLYEKDPNKALLPASTTKIVTALVALDTYDLEQVLKVGRINVVGQKMGLVQGEEIKFVDLLKGLLIYSGNDAAEVLASNHVGGRDLFIGLMNKKVKDLGLTNTHFSNPTGLDNGSQYSTTRDLVVVAKYAMNNPLFAEIVNTQTSIVKSVDGRFTHRLVNINKLLGEVPGVMGVKTGWTENARENLITFVERDNRKVMIVVLGSSDRFGETIELIDWVYGNYEWQKIAPSGQDFLTK encoded by the coding sequence ATGTCAAAAAGTAAAACCCCACTGGTTAGAGATCAGTTGTTCTATTTATCTATTTTGTCTTTTCTATTAATTTCAACAACAGCAATTTCAATATCTGGAAACTTTAGTAAGGTTAAAGATTACATAACCATTGTTAAAGTTAAAAAAACATATCCAGATTTGCCAGTTTTGAAAAATGACGCAACTTACCCAATTTTATCTTCACAGTCTGTCATGGCAGTAGATTTGGACTCTGGGGTAACTCTATATGAAAAGGACCCAAACAAAGCACTTCTACCAGCCTCTACAACCAAGATTGTTACAGCACTAGTGGCACTTGATACTTATGACCTAGAACAGGTCTTAAAAGTCGGCAGGATAAACGTAGTGGGGCAAAAAATGGGGCTTGTCCAGGGGGAAGAAATAAAATTCGTAGATTTATTAAAGGGGCTACTTATATATTCAGGAAATGATGCTGCTGAAGTCTTGGCAAGTAACCATGTTGGAGGACGAGATCTTTTTATTGGATTAATGAATAAGAAGGTTAAAGACTTAGGGCTAACCAATACACATTTTAGTAATCCAACAGGCTTAGATAATGGGTCACAATATTCAACGACAAGGGATTTAGTGGTGGTTGCCAAATATGCAATGAATAATCCACTGTTTGCTGAAATAGTAAACACTCAAACCTCAATTGTAAAAAGCGTAGATGGTAGGTTTACTCATAGACTTGTCAATATTAATAAATTATTGGGTGAAGTCCCTGGTGTTATGGGAGTTAAAACTGGATGGACTGAGAATGCCAGAGAAAACTTAATTACTTTTGTAGAGAGAGATAATAGGAAAGTAATGATAGTTGTTTTAGGTAGTAGTGATAGGTTTGGAGAAACAATAGAGTTAATTGATTGGGTATATGGAAATTATGAATGGCAAAAGATAGCTCCTTCAGGACAAGATTTTCTCACAAAGTGA
- a CDS encoding amino acid--tRNA ligase-related protein, whose translation MKRTLVKETIEMIGETVTLKGWVETIRDHGKISFIDLRDRTGIIQCVGQNLEKVSVESVIEITGKIVERPEKLINKEIETGEIELQIESLKVLSLASELPMPIDTDGYDIDENVRTKFRYLDLRRPRMARNIRIRSKMTQFLRNYLLDNDFVEIETPILTKTTPEGARDFLVPSRLQHSKFYALPQSPQQYKQLLMVAGMERYFQFARCFRDEDPRKDRAYGEFTQLDMEMSFIDQNDILELTEKMFTDLVLNLFPEKKISNTPWPRIPHKEAREKYGSDKPDLRVDKNDPNELAFCWIVDFPLFTEQTKEDFFHGSGEAKWAPSHHMFTSPHPDDLELLETDPNKVRGLQHDMVLNGFEVGGGSIRISDSKLQEQIFKLIGFSKEQRAQFDHMLTAFSYGVPPHGGIAPGLDRFIMAMFNEPSVREVMAFPTTSSGQTSVLDAPSAASDDQLKELGIKINVKK comes from the coding sequence ATGAAGAGAACATTAGTCAAAGAAACTATTGAGATGATTGGTGAAACAGTAACACTTAAAGGTTGGGTGGAAACCATACGTGATCATGGGAAAATCAGTTTTATAGATTTAAGGGACAGAACGGGAATTATTCAATGTGTTGGACAAAATTTAGAAAAGGTTAGCGTTGAAAGTGTTATTGAGATTACTGGGAAGATTGTTGAAAGGCCTGAAAAACTAATTAATAAAGAGATTGAAACAGGAGAAATTGAGCTACAAATTGAAAGTTTAAAAGTTCTATCTCTAGCCTCAGAACTTCCAATGCCTATTGATACAGATGGCTATGATATTGACGAAAATGTCAGAACAAAATTTAGATATTTAGATTTAAGAAGACCTAGAATGGCTAGAAACATTAGAATTAGATCAAAAATGACACAATTTTTAAGAAATTATCTATTAGATAATGACTTTGTAGAAATAGAAACACCAATTCTAACTAAAACTACTCCTGAAGGTGCAAGGGATTTCTTGGTTCCTTCAAGGTTACAACATAGTAAATTCTATGCACTACCACAGTCACCACAACAATATAAGCAACTTTTAATGGTTGCGGGAATGGAAAGATACTTCCAGTTTGCAAGATGTTTCAGGGATGAAGACCCCAGGAAAGATCGTGCTTATGGCGAATTTACACAGCTTGATATGGAAATGTCATTTATTGATCAAAATGACATTTTAGAGTTGACTGAAAAAATGTTTACGGACCTAGTGCTGAATCTTTTTCCAGAAAAGAAAATTTCAAACACACCTTGGCCTAGAATTCCACATAAAGAGGCTAGGGAAAAGTATGGAAGTGATAAACCTGATCTTCGAGTCGACAAAAATGATCCTAACGAGCTTGCCTTCTGTTGGATTGTTGATTTCCCATTGTTTACCGAGCAAACAAAGGAAGATTTTTTCCATGGTTCAGGTGAGGCTAAGTGGGCACCATCACATCATATGTTCACGTCTCCCCACCCAGACGACTTGGAACTCTTAGAAACTGATCCAAATAAGGTAAGAGGACTGCAGCACGACATGGTCTTAAATGGTTTTGAAGTTGGGGGTGGGAGTATAAGAATTAGTGACTCCAAATTACAGGAACAGATTTTTAAATTGATTGGGTTTTCTAAAGAACAAAGAGCTCAATTTGATCATATGTTAACAGCTTTTAGTTATGGTGTTCCCCCACATGGTGGTATAGCTCCAGGTCTTGATAGATTTATTATGGCTATGTTTAATGAGCCCTCAGTTCGTGAAGTTATGGCTTTTCCTACAACTTCATCGGGTCAAACATCGGTACTCGATGCGCCAAGTGCTGCATCCGATGACCAACTTAAGGAACTTGGGATAAAAATAAATGTCAAAAAGTAA